The window AGAGAAGCTTCAGCAATTAGGGGCGATTGTGGTGACGTGCAGTGACAGTGATGGAACGATTTATGACCCAAAAGGGATTGATTTAGCACTTTTGCGTCATCTTAAAGATGAGGGGAGACGCCTCTCGTTAGTAGAGTATATTAATACCCATCCTCATGCACTCTATACTCCCAAAACAGAGTATCCCGATGGTGGACATACGGTTTGGCATATCCCCTGTTTTGCCGCTTTCCCGTGTGCAACCCAAAACGAGTTAACCCTTATCGATGCTCAAAAATTGGTTGAAAACGGATGCGTTGCGGTGGTAGAGGGGGCAAATATGCCGACACTCCCCGATGCAATAGAGCTGTTTTTGCGCGAAGGGGTCCTTTTTTCACCGGGAAAAGCCTCCAATGCCGGAGGGGTTGCGGTAAGTGAGTTTGAGATGAGCCAAAATGCTTCGATGGAGAAATGGGAGTTTGAAAAAGTAGATCGTAAACTCGATGAGCTGATGCGTCAAATCTACAAACGTGTTTCACTTACGGCAAAAGAGTACGGTGTTGAGCGAAACTTTGTCGATGGGGCAAATATCGCCGCATTTAAACGCCTCTCAGAGGCGATGATTTTGGAAGGAGTATAGGTGTGTTAACGATGAGTTAACATTTCTTTACCTTCAACGCACTACAATTGCATTATATTTTTCACATAGGTACCCCATGAACAAACTACACTCACTTTTGAGCTCCATGAAAACGATGGCAGCTCTTATGCTAATCTTTGCTGTATCGATCGGATACGCTACCTTTATAGAAAACGATTATGGTACGATGAGTGCCAAAGCCGATATCTACAATGCCCGTTGGTTTGAGATATTGATGGCTCTTTTGGCGATTAATCTTGTATTAAACATCGTCAAATTTAATATGGCACGTAAAGGAAAATGGCTTGTATTTTTATTTCACGTTGCTTTTTTAGTTATTTTAGTCGGTGCCGCGGTAACTCGCTACATGGGATATGAGGGGGTCATGCACATTCGCGAGGGTGAAAGCAGTGATTTTATTATGAGCGCTGAGCCGTATGTGAGCTTTGAGGTTGAAAAAGGGGGAAAAACGGCAACATTTAAAGAACCTCTTTTCCTCTCAAAACGCTCATCTAACCATTTTAATCGAACATTAGCATTTGAGAATGAAAAAATCGATGTCAAGCTGGATAACTATATGGGGGATGCCAGTTTTGAACCAGTAGCTGATCCCAAAGGTTCTCCGATATTAAAAATGATGATTACCACAAGTGGCGGTGGAGAACCGGTGATTCTCAAAGAGGGGGATTCATTTGAGGCAAATGATGTGGTTATCGATTTTGGTTCACACAAAAAATTTGATAAACCGGTGGTTTCACTCAGTGTTGTAGAGGGCAAAGTGGTGATGAACCATACCATCGATTTTAACACGTTGAGTATGGATACTCAGCAAACGGGTGTAGCGCACGCTGGGTCAACCGAGCTCGCGACCAGAACACTTTTCCAAACCTCACAAAGTGGATTCGTATTGCGTGAATTTGTCCCTAAAGGGGTGATGAAGCTGGTCTCTGCCCCTACCAAAGGGGCAAAAGGGCCTATGATGAAGATGGCGGGCGGAAAAGATGCCCTTACCCTTAATCTCTCAAATGGTGAACAAAAAGAGTCTGTTACCGTTATGGGTAGTACAGGAGAAGCGGGAGAAGCAAAAGCTGTCCGTTTGGGCGATACACTTATTAAAGTATCCTACGGCTCTATCGAGCGAAAGTTACCGTTTAGCATTTCTTTGAATGATTTTCAATTAGAGCGTTATCCGGGTTCTATGTCACCGGCATCGTATGCAAGTAAAGTGACTCTTATCGATCAAAGTGCAGGAGTTAATATGCCGTTTCGTATCTATATGAACCATATTTTAGATTACAAAGGATTCCGTTTTTTCCAATCCTCTTATGACCAAGATGAGATGGGAACGGTGTTATCGGTTAACAATGATCCGGGGACGATTATCACCTACATCGGTTATATCCTTTTATCCATCGGTATGTTCGGGGTGTTGATTGTTAAAAACGGTCGTTTTAACGGCTTGAGTGAAAAACTCAAAAAACTTGATGCTCAAAAAGCAGTTGCATCATTAGCACTTGCCGTATTGATGGTAAGCGGAGTAAATCTACATGCTGCCGATGATGAGAACCCTGTCATCAAAATGGCAAAAAGTTTTGATGCAGCTCATGCAGAGAAATTCGGTCATTTGGTAATCCAAGATACCAGTGGGCGGATGAAGCCGATGGATACCCTCTCTAATGAGATTGTAGCAAAGCTGAGTCGTAGTAATGAAATATTAGGACTTACACCTAATCAGGTAATTTTAGGGATGATGCTTCGTCCTGATGCATGGCGTGAGATTGCGATGATCCGTACCGGCGACAAAGAGGTTAATAAACTTCTTGGACTTTCACCAGAGACCAAAACAGCGGCTTTTTCACAGTTTTTCCAAGCACCCGATGAGATGACTGGATATAAGCTTGCTCAGTTGGTTGATGAAGCGACTCGAAAAGCTCCGGGAAAACGGGATAAATTTGATAAAACACTGTTACAAGTAGATGAACGTGTCAATGTAGCCTATATGGTTTATACAGGTACATTAATGCGTATGTGGCCACGCCCGAATGATGTGAATCATAAATGGGATGCAACGATTGAAGCGTTACAAACACTTCCTCCAAAAGAGTCAGAAATGGTTCGTATGATGGCAGTGAGCTATTTTGGTTCCGTAGATGCAGCGCTTAAAAGTGGAAATTGGAGTGAAGCGGATAAAGCGCTCGGTTTGATTGAAAAATATCAGCGTTTTGCAGGAGCAAGTGTCTATCCAAGCGAAAGTAAACTGAATATTGAGATTTTTTACAATAAAACTAATATTTTTGAGCAATTATGGCCGCTCTATTTTCTGATAGGGTTTATCTTGCTTGTATTGTCGTTTGTCAAAATTTTAAAACCTGATTTTAAATTAGCATTTTACAGCAATGCGACATTAGGACTTTTGATCCTCTTTTTTATTGCGCATACCGCAGGTTTGGCAATGCGTTGGTACATCTCAGGACACGCACCGTGGTCAAATGGTTATGAGTCGATGATCTACATCGGATGGGCGACTGTATTGGCTGGTTTTATCTTCTCTCGTAAATCGGCGATTACCCTCGCCGCGACGGGGATTATGACGGGGCTTATCCTTTTTGTTGCTCATCTTAATTGGATGGATCCGCAAGTGACCAATCTCGTTCCGGTTCTTCAATCGTACTGGCTTAGTATCCACGTCTCGATGATTACGGCGAGTTACGGCTTCTTGGGACTTGGTGCATTGCTTGGGATGATTACACTCATCCTCTTTATTATGAAAAACAGTGCTAATGAAGGGCGTTTAAACCTCGCGATCAAAGAGCTTAATGCGATCAATGAGATGAGTCTCCTTATCGGTTTGGTTCTTCTCACTGTCGGGAATTTCTTGGGCGGTGTTTGGGCAAATGAGAGTTGGGGACGTTACTGGGGATGGGATCCAAAAGAGACATGGGCTTTGGTAACGATCCTCGTCTATGCCGTCGTAGTTCATTTGCGGATGATCAAAGGGGCATACAGCGATTACATCTTTAGTGTCGTATCGCTTTTAGCATTTACGGCAGTTCTTATGACCTATTTCGGAGTAAACTATTATCTCGCAGGTATGCACTCGTATGCGAAAGGTGATCCTGTACCTGTACCTGATTTTGTACCGTGGAGTTACGCTGTCGTCGCTATTGTCATCGCGATGGCATATCCGAAACGCTCTACCAATTAATGCAGTAACTGATGTTAAGCACTTTATATCTTAAGTATATCTTCTAGGTTGTATTTGAGTTTCGTCATTCCCGCGAAGGCGGGAATCCAGCTAGACTCCCGCCTTCGCGGGAGTGACAGTTACTACTTTTTATTTAATTGCGCTCGCAAACTATCTAAACTTTTGGTTGTCTCATCATCGAGCGGGACAACCGATATACTCACACTAATCCCCACCTCTTTTAGCCAATCAACATAGAGATTATCGATAATCGGTTTTTGTTCGTCTTTTCGAAAGAGGATAAAATCATCCCCTTGAAAACGGATAATCGGTAAGTGTGGATAGTGCTCTTGTAGCATCTGCGCGTAATGTTTGAGGAGATCATCCCCTTTATCCCAACCGTATGCTTTGTTAAATTGGCTGATATTACCCAAATTAATGAGCCATAATTGTTTGTATTTTGAAAAATCTGGCTCTAAAAAAAGAAAATTGAGGTAGGTAGAGGTGTAGACACCGGTGAGTTGATCTTTGTAAAAATAAGAAAATCGCTCCATCTCCATAGCCGTGGTAGGGCGTTGAGAATGATGAACTTCAAGTGAAACACTGGCTAGTGCAGTTAATGCAGCTTTGAGGACATCATAACGAAATTGCGTTTTGCAACTGAAGTTGAGTTCATGAACTGCTTCTTCTAATGTTTTTCTTGCTTTATAGATGCGATTGGTCGTCATTGCATCAAAACAATCGGCTATGGCTAAGATTTGTGACATGATTGGAATTTCATCACCAATCAATCCCAGAGGATAACCTGTTCCATCTGCACGTTCATGATGATAACGGATTATTTCAGCAATAGAAGCAAATATCTCCACTTTACTCAAAAGCTCATAACTCGCATTTACATGTTCTTCGATTAACTTTTTCTCTATCGGCTCTAACCTACCGGGTTTGAGTAATATGGAATCAGGTATCGCCACTTTTCCGATATCGTGGAGTGCCCCCGCACGGTAAATCTCCTCTTGTTGCTCTTCGCTCATCCCCATCTCTTTAGCGATCAGTCGTGAGTACTCTCCTACCCGTCTTCCATGTCCGGCAGTATAGTTATCACGTTGTTCGATCAACGATACGAGGGAGTAAAGATTTTGCTCATAAAGATCAATTTTTTCACTGATACGTCCATGTGCATTGCGATATCCCCAATATAAGCCGATTAGTCCGATTATCCAAATACAAATTACGAGGATTACATTAGGGCGGATTCCAGAGGCAAAAATTTCTTCGTATCGATCGAGTGGAATTTCAACCGACAATCCTCCACGAATATCACCGAGTTTATACCCTTGATTGGCGTGGCATTTCATACATTGTTGATCGATAAAAAACGGTTGCATGTAGTAGAGATTTCTTTTTGAAATCTCATAATGTTCTTTACGAGTAGTTTCGATCAGTTCTAGGGCATTTTTTTCCCATTTTTTTGGTTGGTTATTAGGATTGAGAAGCTTGAGACTGGTTAGATGCCCTTGGATACCGGAGTTTTGTGTATAGAGTTCTGAGATTTGTCGTAGCGCGTAAGCGGGGTTAAAGAGGGTAAGTTGTAAACCGTTAGTGGTATTGAGATCACGATTGGGGATAGTGAGATAGGGATTAGGTTGAGAATTGTTGTGATCGGCAACAACATAGACTCCCCCCTTGGAGGCTATCCATGAACGTAATGCAAGGTCTTTATTGATGCCGGTACGAGCTTCTAGAAGTGCCAATGACTCTATAAGACGATGCTTTTGGTAAACCATTATGGCAATAAAAATTGCTATTAAGACAGTCCATATAATGGATAATAAGATAAAAACCTTAGCAAGCTGTCGCTTTTCCAATAAAACTACCTTATACTATTAAGTATACGATAGTAACGCGATATTATTTAAACCACCCTTTGACTTTTTCAAAGGTTGATTCAAATAAAGATTCATGGGGTTTGGATTCAATCCCGAAACTCTCTTGAAGTTTTTGGAGAAGCTCCTCTTGTTCTCCTGTGAGACGATCTGGGTAGGTAAGGGTGATTTGGGCGATTAAATCCCCTTTGGCTCCTCTGCCGTGAACATCAGTGATTCCTTCGCCACGGAAGCGGTACTGTTGTTTATCTTTTGTCCCTCGCTCTAATTCTAGGGTCACCTCGCCATTGAGCGAGGGGATGGTGATATCTTCACCCAAAACTGCTTGGGTAAAAAATACCGGAACTTCGAGATAGACGTCATTGCCGTTACGGATAAAGTGGCTATCTTCTTCGACTTCAAATGTCACGTAGAGATCACCGCGTACACCGCTTTTACCTGTATTTCCACGACCTGAAACACGTAAACGGTTGCCGTTATCGATACCGGCAGGGACTTTTACGGTTACTTTTTCTTTGGCTTCAGTGTAGCTTTTACCTTTACAATCGGTACATTTTTCACTCGCCATTGTCCCTTCACCATGACATGCAGGACAGGTTTGGGAGAAGGTCATAAACCCTTGGCGCATGTAGACTTGCCCTTTACCGCCACATTGGCTACAAGTGGTTACTTTGCCATCTTTTGCCCCCGTACCTTTACACGTTTTACACGATGTTTTAGCGCTAAATGAGACCTCTTTTTCGCATCCGAAAACTGCCTCTTTAAAGCTGATACGCATCTCCACACCCATATCGAGCGGGAATTTGTCGCTTGGTGCGCGTGATTGACGACCTCGTCCACCACCCCCAAA of the Sulfuricurvum sp. genome contains:
- the ccsA gene encoding cytochrome c biogenesis protein CcsA, whose product is MNKLHSLLSSMKTMAALMLIFAVSIGYATFIENDYGTMSAKADIYNARWFEILMALLAINLVLNIVKFNMARKGKWLVFLFHVAFLVILVGAAVTRYMGYEGVMHIREGESSDFIMSAEPYVSFEVEKGGKTATFKEPLFLSKRSSNHFNRTLAFENEKIDVKLDNYMGDASFEPVADPKGSPILKMMITTSGGGEPVILKEGDSFEANDVVIDFGSHKKFDKPVVSLSVVEGKVVMNHTIDFNTLSMDTQQTGVAHAGSTELATRTLFQTSQSGFVLREFVPKGVMKLVSAPTKGAKGPMMKMAGGKDALTLNLSNGEQKESVTVMGSTGEAGEAKAVRLGDTLIKVSYGSIERKLPFSISLNDFQLERYPGSMSPASYASKVTLIDQSAGVNMPFRIYMNHILDYKGFRFFQSSYDQDEMGTVLSVNNDPGTIITYIGYILLSIGMFGVLIVKNGRFNGLSEKLKKLDAQKAVASLALAVLMVSGVNLHAADDENPVIKMAKSFDAAHAEKFGHLVIQDTSGRMKPMDTLSNEIVAKLSRSNEILGLTPNQVILGMMLRPDAWREIAMIRTGDKEVNKLLGLSPETKTAAFSQFFQAPDEMTGYKLAQLVDEATRKAPGKRDKFDKTLLQVDERVNVAYMVYTGTLMRMWPRPNDVNHKWDATIEALQTLPPKESEMVRMMAVSYFGSVDAALKSGNWSEADKALGLIEKYQRFAGASVYPSESKLNIEIFYNKTNIFEQLWPLYFLIGFILLVLSFVKILKPDFKLAFYSNATLGLLILFFIAHTAGLAMRWYISGHAPWSNGYESMIYIGWATVLAGFIFSRKSAITLAATGIMTGLILFVAHLNWMDPQVTNLVPVLQSYWLSIHVSMITASYGFLGLGALLGMITLILFIMKNSANEGRLNLAIKELNAINEMSLLIGLVLLTVGNFLGGVWANESWGRYWGWDPKETWALVTILVYAVVVHLRMIKGAYSDYIFSVVSLLAFTAVLMTYFGVNYYLAGMHSYAKGDPVPVPDFVPWSYAVVAIVIAMAYPKRSTN
- a CDS encoding HD domain-containing phosphohydrolase; this encodes MVYQKHRLIESLALLEARTGINKDLALRSWIASKGGVYVVADHNNSQPNPYLTIPNRDLNTTNGLQLTLFNPAYALRQISELYTQNSGIQGHLTSLKLLNPNNQPKKWEKNALELIETTRKEHYEISKRNLYYMQPFFIDQQCMKCHANQGYKLGDIRGGLSVEIPLDRYEEIFASGIRPNVILVICIWIIGLIGLYWGYRNAHGRISEKIDLYEQNLYSLVSLIEQRDNYTAGHGRRVGEYSRLIAKEMGMSEEQQEEIYRAGALHDIGKVAIPDSILLKPGRLEPIEKKLIEEHVNASYELLSKVEIFASIAEIIRYHHERADGTGYPLGLIGDEIPIMSQILAIADCFDAMTTNRIYKARKTLEEAVHELNFSCKTQFRYDVLKAALTALASVSLEVHHSQRPTTAMEMERFSYFYKDQLTGVYTSTYLNFLFLEPDFSKYKQLWLINLGNISQFNKAYGWDKGDDLLKHYAQMLQEHYPHLPIIRFQGDDFILFRKDEQKPIIDNLYVDWLKEVGISVSISVVPLDDETTKSLDSLRAQLNKK
- the dnaJ gene encoding molecular chaperone DnaJ — translated: MENLSYYEILEVTKNANGDEIKKAYRRMAKLYHPDRNPGDESAEHKFKLCNEAYQVLSDDQQRSIYDRYGKEGLQGGGGRRSSGGFDDLGSIFEEMFNGFGGGGRGRQSRAPSDKFPLDMGVEMRISFKEAVFGCEKEVSFSAKTSCKTCKGTGAKDGKVTTCSQCGGKGQVYMRQGFMTFSQTCPACHGEGTMASEKCTDCKGKSYTEAKEKVTVKVPAGIDNGNRLRVSGRGNTGKSGVRGDLYVTFEVEEDSHFIRNGNDVYLEVPVFFTQAVLGEDITIPSLNGEVTLELERGTKDKQQYRFRGEGITDVHGRGAKGDLIAQITLTYPDRLTGEQEELLQKLQESFGIESKPHESLFESTFEKVKGWFK